The Candidatus Effluviviaceae Genus I sp. sequence AGGATGTCGAGGACGTCGAGGGGGACGCCGCGACCGGTGTGCGGACCATCGCGGTGGCGCTGGGGTCGAAGCGGGCGATGGGGCTTTCGAGGATCGTGATGGTGGCCCTCATGGGCGCGGCGGTCGTGCCGTTCGCTGCCCGGACCTTCGGCTGGGGTTACGCGGCCGCGCTGGTGGTGATCGACGCGCTCCTGGTCCTCGCGCTCGTGCGGACGGCCGGCAGAGCGGATCGCGAGGCTGCCGGTCGCGCCTCGCTCCTGCTCAAGTGCGTGATGGCGCTCGGGCTGCTGGCGTTCGTGCTTGGCGTCGTGTGGTGACGGAGAGGGCTCCCCGAACATGACCGTTCTCGAGGGCATCCTGCTCGGAGTGCTCCAGGGCCTCACCGAGTTCCTTCCGGTGTCGAGCTCCGGGCATCTTGCCCTGGCGCAGCGGCTGCTCGGCGTCACGACCCCCGGCGTCAGGTTCGAGGTGCTTGTGCACCTCGCGACCGCGGTGGCCGTCGTGGCCCTCTTCCGGCGGCGCGTCGCCGCGGTCCTCGGGGCGCTGGCGGCGTGGCCGTTCCGGCACGTCCGGGGCGCGCGCCGCTGGTCCGCCGCCCAAGCCGCCGACGCGCGGCTGGGGTTCCATCTGGCGCTCGGTACCGTGCCCGCGGCTGTGGTAGGCTATCTGTTCGAGTCCCGCGTCGAGCAGGCCTTCGATGACGTCCGGCTCGTGTCCGGGCTCCTGATCGTCACGGGGTTCGTTCTGTGGAGCACGCGGCTCGTGACGGGCCGCGGGCGAAGCGCCGAGACCTGGCGCGACGCGCTCGTCGTCGGTGTCGCTCAGGCGGCCGCCGTGCTGCCGGGGCTCTCGCGCTCGGGCGCGACCGTCTCGGCGGGGCTGCTCGGGGGTCTCGACCGCAGGCGGGCGGCGGAGTTCTCCTTCCTGCTGTCCGTTCCCATCATCGTGGGCGCGGCGGCGGTGAACCTGAGCGACGCGTTCCGCGCCGGCGCGGCGCCGCCGCCCGCCGAGGTCGCCGGAGCGGTCGTGGCCTTCGTGTGCGCGCTGCCGGCGATCGCCGTCTTCGTGAAGGCGATCTCCGCGGGCCGTGTTCACCGGTTCTCGTACTACTGCTGGGCGGTCGGGGCGGTCGGCCTTCTGCTCACCGCGATGCCGTGAGTCCCACCACCGAAGGAGGTTGTGCCGTGAGAGCGATGTTCTGTGTTCTCGCCGCGCTCGGCGCCGTCATCGGCCTCGCCGCGGGCGCCGTCGCGCAACAGGAGACGGCGCTGACCGTGTACAACACCGACCTCGCCCTCGTGAAGGACGCCAGGACGATCGCGCTCGAGAAGGGCGCCCAGGAGGTCCGCTTCCCGGACGTGGCCGCGCGCATCGACCCGACGAGCGTGCACTTCCGCGTGCTGAGCGGCGGAGAGGCGTCGGTGTGGGAGCAGAACTACCGGTTCGACCTGGCCAGCCCCTGGGCCATCCTCGACAAGTACCTCGAGAAGGACATCGACGTCGTGACCGACGACGCCGACCTCTTCGCGGGGCGGCTCGTGAGCTTCGACCAGAGCGGCATCGTGCTCGATCAGGGGAAGGGGAGCGGCCCCATCGTCACGCTCAACCGCGACAAGCTCACGTACGTCCGCTTTCCGAGCCTGCCCGCCGGCCTCATCTCGCGGCCGTCGCTCGTGTGGAAGATCGGCGCGGCGAGCGCGGGGCCGCGGAAGGTCGAGGTGACGTACCTGACGGGGGGCGTCAGCTGGCACGCGGAGTACGTGGGGGTGGTGTCCAGCGACGACCGACGCGTTGACCTCGCGGCGTGGGTGTCCGTGGACAACCGCTCGGGCGCGACGTACGAGAACGCGCAGCTCGACCTCGTGGCCGGCGACGTGCACCGGGCGCCGACGCCGCTGGACGGGCGGCGCTTGGCGAAGGCGGACATGGTCGAGGCGCCTGCTGCGGCACCCGAGTTCAGGAGCGAGGAGCTCTTCGAGTACCACCTCTACAAG is a genomic window containing:
- a CDS encoding undecaprenyl-diphosphate phosphatase, yielding MTVLEGILLGVLQGLTEFLPVSSSGHLALAQRLLGVTTPGVRFEVLVHLATAVAVVALFRRRVAAVLGALAAWPFRHVRGARRWSAAQAADARLGFHLALGTVPAAVVGYLFESRVEQAFDDVRLVSGLLIVTGFVLWSTRLVTGRGRSAETWRDALVVGVAQAAAVLPGLSRSGATVSAGLLGGLDRRRAAEFSFLLSVPIIVGAAAVNLSDAFRAGAAPPPAEVAGAVVAFVCALPAIAVFVKAISAGRVHRFSYYCWAVGAVGLLLTAMP
- a CDS encoding DUF4139 domain-containing protein → MRAMFCVLAALGAVIGLAAGAVAQQETALTVYNTDLALVKDARTIALEKGAQEVRFPDVAARIDPTSVHFRVLSGGEASVWEQNYRFDLASPWAILDKYLEKDIDVVTDDADLFAGRLVSFDQSGIVLDQGKGSGPIVTLNRDKLTYVRFPSLPAGLISRPSLVWKIGAASAGPRKVEVTYLTGGVSWHAEYVGVVSSDDRRVDLAAWVSVDNRSGATYENAQLDLVAGDVHRAPTPLDGRRLAKADMVEAPAAAPEFRSEELFEYHLYKLDTPATVADREIKQLAFFPSTGVAVAKVLELDAWKGGDVRVLLEFPNSKASGIGRPLPAGTVRMYKEDSTRALQFIGEDRIGHTPVDENVSLYLGNAFDVKAERKQTDARRISGRVREEDWEIVIRNHKKEDVVVRVVEHPYGFWTITSATHEHVKKEAYRVEFSVPAKAGGEAVLRYTVRYQE